One genomic window of Trichlorobacter lovleyi includes the following:
- a CDS encoding response regulator, with the protein MSLIRLVIADDHAMFRQGLCSLIAMTEDCELVGACSRGDEALELIRQLRPTVAVLDISMPGLDGLSVVATLRREGDTTPVIILTAHDDPLMLERARCFGVNGYVNKEFAFEQLLVILRKVADGSTLLKEHEPVTSSTALTEREREVVRLVASGMNSRMIGELLGISNKTVDNHRTNIMHKLHIHTTAELVRYAVKLGLG; encoded by the coding sequence ATGTCATTGATCCGATTGGTCATTGCTGATGATCATGCCATGTTTCGTCAGGGGTTATGCTCCCTGATCGCCATGACAGAAGATTGTGAGCTGGTTGGCGCATGCAGCCGGGGTGATGAGGCCCTGGAGCTGATCCGGCAACTGCGGCCAACCGTTGCGGTTCTGGATATCTCAATGCCCGGCCTGGATGGGCTTTCAGTCGTGGCAACCCTGCGGCGCGAAGGTGATACCACGCCGGTGATTATTCTGACTGCCCACGATGATCCGCTGATGCTGGAGCGGGCCAGGTGTTTCGGGGTAAACGGCTACGTCAACAAGGAGTTTGCCTTTGAGCAGCTGCTGGTGATCCTGCGGAAGGTGGCAGATGGCAGTACCCTGCTGAAAGAACATGAACCCGTGACCTCCTCAACGGCATTAACGGAGCGGGAGCGTGAGGTGGTCAGGCTGGTGGCCAGCGGGATGAACAGCCGCATGATCGGTGAATTGCTGGGTATCAGCAACAAGACCGTGGATAACCATCGTACCAATATCATGCACAAGCTGCATATCCATACCACGGCCGAGCTGGTGCGCTATGCCGTTAAGCTGGGGTTGGGGTAA
- a CDS encoding DUF1499 domain-containing protein, with translation MRLLSAHAVSMNRLLALVSAMIITSAYGAELPPCPASPNCVCSQAKDSHRIAPFSIKGDPDQALRRLHALLLERSDTTVIAVDQDLIKVEFRTLLGFVDDGVFLLDRELAVIHLRSAARLGYWDLGKNRRRMEEIRRQFEQP, from the coding sequence ATGAGGCTGCTCAGCGCACATGCCGTGTCAATGAACCGGTTGCTTGCACTGGTATCCGCCATGATTATTACCTCTGCATACGGTGCAGAACTGCCTCCCTGTCCGGCATCACCCAACTGTGTCTGCAGCCAGGCAAAAGACAGCCACCGGATCGCTCCGTTTTCAATCAAGGGGGACCCTGACCAGGCCTTGAGACGCCTGCATGCTCTGTTGCTGGAACGCTCAGATACCACTGTGATTGCCGTTGATCAGGATCTGATCAAGGTTGAATTCAGAACCCTGCTGGGATTTGTGGATGACGGCGTGTTTCTGCTGGATCGGGAGCTGGCAGTGATCCATCTCCGTTCGGCTGCACGCCTGGGCTATTGGGATCTGGGTAAAAACCGGCGGCGTATGGAAGAAATCAGGCGGCAGTTTGAACAGCCGTAA